In a genomic window of Suricata suricatta isolate VVHF042 chromosome 12, meerkat_22Aug2017_6uvM2_HiC, whole genome shotgun sequence:
- the TRAPPC5 gene encoding trafficking protein particle complex subunit 5, whose translation MEARFTRGKSALLERALVRPRTEVSLSAFALLFSELVQHCQSRVFSVAELQARLAALGRQVGARVLDALVAREKGARRETKVLGALLFVKGAVWKALFGKEADKLEQANDDARTFYIIEREPLINTYISVPKENSTLNCASFTAGIVEAVLTHSGFPAKVTAHWHKGTTLMIKFEEAVIARDRALEGR comes from the coding sequence ATGGAGGCGCGCTTCACGCGCGGGAAGTCGGCGCTGCTGGAGCGCGCCCTGGTGCGGCCGCGCACGGAGGTGAGCCTGAGCGCCTTCGCGCTGCTCTTCTCCGAGCTGGTGCAGCACTGCCAGAGCCGCGTCTTCTCCGTGGCCGAGCTGCAGGCGCGCCTGGCCGCGCTGGGCCGCCAGGTGGGCGCCCGCGTCCTCGATGCCCTGGTGGCTCGCGAGAAGGGTGCCCGGCGCGAAACCAAGGTGCTGGGGGCTCTGCTCTTCGTCAAGGGCGCCGTGTGGAAGGCGCTCTTCGGCAAGGAGGCCGACAAGCTGGAGCAGGCCAACGACGACGCGCGAACCTTCTACATCATCGAGCGGGAACCGCTCATCAACACCTACATCTCCGTGCCCAAGGAGAACAGCACGCTCAACTGCGCCAGCTTCACGGCGGGCATCGTGGAGGCGGTGCTCACGCACAGCGGCTTTCCGGCCAAGGTCACGGCGCACTGGCACAAGGGCACCACGCTCATGATCAAGTTTGAGGAGGCCGTCATAGCCCGGGACCGGGCGCTGGAGGGCCGCTGA
- the RETN gene encoding resistin, with protein MKALPLLLVPSLGLLVCGRSLCPVEEAIDEMIQDGTHAILETVRTIGLSCQTVTSRGDLATCPSGFTVTACTCGSACGSWDVRADTTCHCQCAGMDWTGARCCRLKTAA; from the exons ATGAaggctctgcccctcctgctggtCCCCAGCCTGGGGCTGCTGGTGTGCGGCAGGTCTCTGTGTCCAGTGGAGGAAGCCATCGACGAGATGATCCAGGACGGCACCCACGCAA TCCTTGAGACAGTGAGGACCATTGGCCTGAGCTGCCAAACCGTCACCTCCAGGGGTGACCTGGCCACCTGCCCCTCAG GCTTCACCGTCACCGCCTGCACTTGCGGCTCCGCCTGTGGCTCGTGGGACGTGCGCGCGGACACCACATGCCACTGCCAGTGCGCGGGCATGGACTGGACCGGGGCTCGCTGCTGTCGCTTGAAGACCGCCGCCTGA
- the MCEMP1 gene encoding mast cell-expressed membrane protein 1 — protein MIFLQGKHVSRHANEKASRIHEQREISSSAATPSGGWGVCGQIGRLGTTGSEEIYMNQEVKMQAAGFKDKKQRAPADEEGPHRDYENITLTFRHQDQSRGSHSPPKNRAKQPPASPHRAASGGAHVPAWSRPAPDSAQVPAWLCRAILSLYILFALSCIVLLALVLVKNSEVSRELLVLKEEFQNASISGQECQEKQRQGWHSVQGLIKEAKKEIDTVKRNVQETGRMLSTDISHIKNKLQEISRVLERMPLPNPTPQ, from the exons ATGATATTTCTCCAGGGGAAGCACGTGTCCAGGCATGCCAATGAGAAAGCCAGCCGAATACATGAGCAG cGGGAGATTTCCTCATCTGCCGCGACACCTTCCggtgggtggggtgtgtgtgggcAAATTGGTAGACTGGGAACCACGGGATCTGAGGAAATCTACATGAATCAGGAGGTCAAGATGCAAGCAGCAGGCTTCAAAGACAAGAAACAGAGGGCCCCAGCCGATGAGGAAG GTCCACACCGTGACTATGAGAATATCACCTTGACCTTCAGACACCAGGACCAATCACGGGGCAGCCATTCACCACCCAAGAATCGGGCCAAGCAGCCGCCTGCCAGCCCACACCGCGCAGCCTCGGGAGGGGCCCACG tCCCAGCCTGGTCTCGGCCGGCCCCGGACTCTGCCCAGGTCCCCGCTTGGCTGTGCAGAGCCATTCTGAGCCTGTACATTCTCTTCGCCCTGTCCTGCATCGTTCTCTTGGCCTTGGTCCTGGTGAAGA ATTCTGAGGTGTCCCGGGAGCTGCTGGTCTTGAAAGAGGAGTTCCAGAATG CCTCCATCTCCGGGCAAGAGTGtcaggagaagcagagacagggcTGGCACAGCGTCCAGGGGCTCATCAAGGAGGCCAAGAAGGAGATTGACACGGTCAAGAGAAATGTCCAGGAGACAGGGAGGATGCTTTCAACAG ACATAAGCCACATCAAGAATAAGTTACAGGAGATCTCCAGGGTACTGGAGAGGATGCCACTCCCAA ACCCCACACCTCAGTAA